The following is a genomic window from SAR324 cluster bacterium.
GGAAGGCAGCGAAAAACCATTCCAATTGGCGTTGATAGGGATTGATCAGAGCGTTGATTGTATCCGGACTAAGGTACTGTCGGATGGTCCGGATTAGCTTTTCAGTGGTCTGGCTCAATCCTTTCTCATCCAACGAACCCATCTTGAGCAAACGCCAGTACTGCTCCAGTTCCTCATGGCCTTTCTGCAGACGTTCGTATTCCTGAGGCTGAATTTTGGCTACTGGTGTATAGAGCGCATCTTCGATTGAATTCTGCAGACCCTGCTGAATCAGCAAGTTGATACGGGTATCAAACTCCAGATCTTGCTTCTTCCGATCCAGGTAGCTGTTGATAGCATCCATTGCATCATTCAGTTGGCCGCTAGAACGCATCTCTGCATAGACTCGGTAGGTTTCCTCAAAAAAAGTTCGTAGGGTACGAGTATCTTTCGCTGTCACATCGCTGACAGAGCGATAATCAGAAATGTTCACTAAGAACAGCAGGATCACGTTGACCAGATCCCGGTTAGCAATTTCAAAGAACTGCTGGATGGCCTGGTCGAAGTACGCTGAAGTCTTACTGAGTCGTACCACGGTCATGTGGTGTGCGATCATTAGAGAAATGCTACCAAAGAGTTCTGGATCAGCGTACCCCAATCGCTCAAGGGCTCTGACTGCGATCGAGGTGCCAGAGATCTGGTGCCGTGTTCTTGGATCAATCTTTCCTACGTCATGAAACAACACAGCCCACTTGAGTGCAAGGATGTGCTTAGGCTGGAGGTACTGATACAACTCCGGATACTGCTTTTGCAGAATCTGTAGCTCTTCTTCAGCAGCCTGCACTGCGTTGAGTGAGTGAATGCTGACCGGGTACTGGTGATAGGACAAATTCCGAAGTAGGAAGTGCATCTGGTTGCACTCGGGAATGAAACGTCCAAGCAGCGTGTCGGGTAGATACTTCTGAGTTGTTGTTCCACCAAAGAACGCGGGATCGTTGAGTCCAATTGGGTCAGAAATTTCTAGCATAATGCGCAGTGCCTGGTCGACATAAGGCGTCATCATCAATTTGCTGAACTTCTCCGAAAGTTCAGGAGCTCGACTCTGGACTACTTCAACCGTTAGTGATTGAAGCAGATCAGCCATCTCATCTTTCAACTCAAATGAGAGATCATAGCCAACCTTGCCAATGTAGATGAATAGATCCAGTAGCTTGAGCGGGTCACTGAAAATTAGACTTAGGGGCACCTGCGGCATCCCTTCGAGTGCGTTAATCTCAATGATGCGACGTTGGCGCAGATATACCGTAACCTGAAAAGTCTGGAAGGTTCGGACAACGTGTCGCTCCAGAATATTGCGAAGTAATGCTCTGGAGAGTTGCTGAATCGTGTCCTGCATCTGCAAACGATAGCGATCAAAATCATCAACATCCTGAAACCGCTGTTTCTTGAGCAGATACAGGCGCTCCATGTTATCATTGATCACGTTTGGCAGCAGGTCTTCTCCTCGGCAACCGCTATGGCGTGCTTCCTCATCAAAGTAGTGGTCTCGGGCCACACCAGTGAAGTTTCGTAGATCGTAGGTGAACTCCAGGGCCTGACACAGCTTGAATGCTTGTCTTGGAGAGAGCAGACGCTGCTTGATTAGCAACGCAATCATCTCTGCCGTATATGACGGGAAGACACCAAAGGTTGCTGCTGCAATCCACAGAGGAATCTGGAGACTGCGTAGACCTCCCAGATCGTGTTTGAGATCTGCCTGGTTGAGCTGTGGGCGCTCCGTCTGCAGGTAGGTGTTGATTTTCTCTAGAACGTAGGGTTCGTAGGGCAAAATCTCAAAGAAGTGTTGCTTGAGTCGTTCCGCCAGACGTTGACTGCCTACCAGTACGCGACTCTCCAGAATGGAGGGAATGGTTTGCAGCATGCTACCCTGCTGGAAGCGCGTCAGGTCCTCATCAATCTCAAAATATTGGTGAGCGGTCATCACCTGCGCTGCATTGAGCAGTGTCTCGATGCGGATTACCAATTGGCGGACTACCTCGGCTTGTCCTGCAGCCAACTGTTCAGTATCCAGGCAATAACCCAGATCTCGATCCGAAGCCAGGCTCAACTCACCGCGTCCGTAGCCACCCCGTGCAAGAATGACCAGATGGGCTTCAACAAACTCATGATCAACCGGACAATCCCTTGCGGTCTCCAGTAGTTCTTCCAGCTGCCCAACGCGTTTAGCATGTTCTTCGATGTCGTGTTGCAGATCTCTACAAATCTTCTGGTAATAGCGGCGCATCTCGCGCTCTTCGCGTTCTCCTCCTTGGCTGGGAAGATTCTCTAACTCTTGATCCACACGTCCGAGCTTCTCCCGCTTTTCAGGCAGAATGCGCTGCTTGTAGTGAAGCTCCGTCTCCATTTGCTCAACATGAAGCCGACGTAACAAGGGCAGATCATTCATCGCAAAATCAAAGGTTGCCTGAATGATGCTGTCCATCAACAGTGTATTGCGTGCCAGAATTTCAAAGGAATTTTCTGTCTGGAGATTGAGTTGAACAATTCGCTCATTCTCCAACTGGAAGAAATCTTGAATGACTATTCCGCACCCTTTTTCACGCTGGACCAGATGCACCAGCAGAGAACTCCCTTCAGAATCTATCGGCAATTCTGTTAATTGCTGCTGTAATCGAGGAAAGTAATCAGCTTCTGTACATTGCCGCTGCTGCAGGCGAAACGGCTCCAGAAAGGGGTAGTGTTCTGCAGCGTTGAGCAGAGCTTGTTTCATGCAAAAATCCTTTGCAAAAAATCGAGAGCAGGCGAAACTAGATGGTTGTCAGAAAAAAAATTGAAGTTTCTATTTCAATCGAAGACGTTTTACGTTTCGTTTTTCTACTATTTATTTGAATGTCTTAAATGTCACACTCGACCGGACCCAACACTCGCTGATTTGATCATCGCGTTTGGTCTTCCAGCTAATTCTTATCTTCTGGTAGCAGCTTGCTCATGGAATATGAATCCTCTTTTAGCCAATCCAACCAAGATTTCTCACTTGACATGCCC
Proteins encoded in this region:
- a CDS encoding protein-PII uridylyltransferase yields the protein MKQALLNAAEHYPFLEPFRLQQRQCTEADYFPRLQQQLTELPIDSEGSSLLVHLVQREKGCGIVIQDFFQLENERIVQLNLQTENSFEILARNTLLMDSIIQATFDFAMNDLPLLRRLHVEQMETELHYKQRILPEKREKLGRVDQELENLPSQGGEREEREMRRYYQKICRDLQHDIEEHAKRVGQLEELLETARDCPVDHEFVEAHLVILARGGYGRGELSLASDRDLGYCLDTEQLAAGQAEVVRQLVIRIETLLNAAQVMTAHQYFEIDEDLTRFQQGSMLQTIPSILESRVLVGSQRLAERLKQHFFEILPYEPYVLEKINTYLQTERPQLNQADLKHDLGGLRSLQIPLWIAAATFGVFPSYTAEMIALLIKQRLLSPRQAFKLCQALEFTYDLRNFTGVARDHYFDEEARHSGCRGEDLLPNVINDNMERLYLLKKQRFQDVDDFDRYRLQMQDTIQQLSRALLRNILERHVVRTFQTFQVTVYLRQRRIIEINALEGMPQVPLSLIFSDPLKLLDLFIYIGKVGYDLSFELKDEMADLLQSLTVEVVQSRAPELSEKFSKLMMTPYVDQALRIMLEISDPIGLNDPAFFGGTTTQKYLPDTLLGRFIPECNQMHFLLRNLSYHQYPVSIHSLNAVQAAEEELQILQKQYPELYQYLQPKHILALKWAVLFHDVGKIDPRTRHQISGTSIAVRALERLGYADPELFGSISLMIAHHMTVVRLSKTSAYFDQAIQQFFEIANRDLVNVILLFLVNISDYRSVSDVTAKDTRTLRTFFEETYRVYAEMRSSGQLNDAMDAINSYLDRKKQDLEFDTRINLLIQQGLQNSIEDALYTPVAKIQPQEYERLQKGHEELEQYWRLLKMGSLDEKGLSQTTEKLIRTIRQYLSPDTINALINPYQRQLEWFFAAFPNRFLLSSCSAILAQQMMRFENWSSEATVSVLTNPRGRPVGLLVYVREAPQIHSRIAYALSRRQINIEGAKMNRICFADGRSAYCYYLQITVRSSAMIFPRELEHSILYDSPPQLDLDQQHFLHNPRLQLEFLEDDEKGYVVKEIDGHFVRMAQSYLRVKVTLEDAPLIFYKLANSFDHFEVSVQQSLITTTGFQVNDYFYIFPQDLERLRSSGFEEVVKRSLSDPPSHN